One Coccinella septempunctata chromosome 8, icCocSept1.1, whole genome shotgun sequence genomic window carries:
- the LOC123318889 gene encoding protein AAR2 homolog — MEIDQELAKTLFEEGGVFIFLDVPKETEFGIDFQLWNTNENFRGIKMIPPGLHYIFYSSVSRTGDVAPRSGFFYNFRKGEVVVRKWDAKEEDLSDYKATEEEIASFRRNIRTMDNFLACYPFDIYAKWVSLTENISDKQITKLIPLSGIVRSALELQGCSDADRPRQENTSPVEVKKRKRSSTSCVDDTEDSLLPKMKIKGGTELRFTDFPEKHYPEGSTPSDITQHSLDSSYILECMICKYEPPSDIVGELEFCFICFLVGHSLEAFEQWRKLIHLFCSCESAITKYRRIYHMLLNVLKLHISEIPEEFLADIVSNNNFFYLEMRELFRNIGNSNADGELKSRANRFKEFLTEKFSWNFEHLDSEDEEDAPVIVSIDGY, encoded by the exons ATGGAAATCGATCAAGAATTGGCAAAAACTCTATTCGAAGAAGGAGGtgttttcatttttcttgaCGTACCTAAAGAAACAGAATTTGGAATAGATTTCCAATTGTGGaatacaaatgaaaattttagggGTATTAAAATGATCCCCCCTGGTTTACACTACATATTTTACAGCTCTGTAAGTCGTACAGGAGATGTAGCTCCGAGATCTGGTTTCTTCTACAACTTTCGTAAAGGAGAAGTGGTAGTTAGAAAATGGGATGCAAAGGAAGAAGATTTGAGTGACTACAAAGCAACAGAAGAAGAAATAGCAAGTTTTAGGCGTAATATCAGAACCATGGATAATTTCCTTGCATGTTATCCCTTTGACATTTACGCAAAATGGGTTTCACTCACAGAAAATATCTCAG ACAAACAAATTACTAAACTTATACCTTTATCTGGAATTGTGAGATCAGCCCTTGAATTGCAAGGATGTTCAGATGCTGATAGACCCAGACAAGAAAATACAAGTCCTGTTGAAGtgaagaagagaaaaagatcaTCCACGAGTTGTGTGGATGATACAGAAGATTCTTTATTGCCTAAAATGAAAATCAAGGGTGGTACAGAGTTGAGATTCAcagattttcctgaaaaacaTTATCCTGAAGGATCTACACCATCAGATATAACACAGCATTCCTTAGATTCTTCCTATATTTTAGAGTGTATGATATGTAAATATGAACC gcCCAGTGATATAGTTGGAGAGTTAGAATTCTGTTTCATATGTTTCTTAGTTGGCCATAGCTTGGAAGCTTTTGAACAATGGAGAAAATTGATACATCTATTCTGTTCTTGCGAATCCGCTATAACAAAATATAGAAGAATATATCATATGCTATTGAAtgttttgaaactgcacatatcaGAAATTCCTGAAGAGTTTCTTGCTGACATTGTGTCAAATAACAATTTCTTTTATCTCGAAATGAGAGAATTATTCAGAAATATTGGCAATTCTAATGCAGATGGAGAGTTGAAGAGTAGGGCAAATAGGTTCAAGGAGTTTCTAACAGAAAAGTTCTCTtggaattttgaacatttagaTTCTGAGGATGAAGAAGATGCACCTGTTATTGTTAGCATTGATGGATACTGA
- the LOC123318890 gene encoding WD repeat domain phosphoinositide-interacting protein 4-like — MDRKILSLRFNQDHGLFSCSMEHGVRIYNVEPLCEKDNIDKSQIGSISMCEMAYRGNFLCMVAGGHYTKFPDSHLMVYDAKTHKFVLRIKFASSIRAVRMKRNKIAVSLSKQLFVYSFPEMKTLVTMDLRDNSRGLLEITPSARGGEREIIVFPGCRIGALQIVDITNTELAQSSTPASIECHTNELSCICLNQEGTKVATTSDQGTIIRIWDTTTTQQLLELRRGCEAAQIYSLCFDHASEFLCCSSDKGTVHIFAINDVKLNKQMLFGTFLGKFGGPLKSFATFQLPPECPCVCAFGSNNSVVAIGMDGSFNKYTFTIEGHCARVGYDVFIDLVGDFLG; from the coding sequence ATGGATAGAAAAATATTAAGTCTGCGATTCAATCAAGATCATGGCCTCTTTTCGTGCAGCATGGAACATGGCGTTAGGATATACAATGTCGAACCTCTTTGTGAAAAAGATAATATAGACAAGTCACAAATTGGAAGCATTTCAATGTGTGAAATGGCTTATAGGGGTAACTTCTTGTGTATGGTTGCTGGGGGACATTACACTAAATTTCCGGACAGTCATCTCATGGTATACGACGCTAAAACACATAAATTCGTCTTGAGGATAAAATTTGCTTCGTCAATCCGAGCTGTTCGTATGAAACGTAATAAAATTGCAGTATCGCTGTCCAAGCAACTGTTTGTATATTCATTTCCTGAGATGAAGACATTAGTAACTATGGACTTGAGGGACAACTCAAGAGGTCTCTTAGAAATTACACCGTCAGCAAGGGGTGGTGAAAGAGAAATTATAGTATTTCCTGGATGTAGAATTGGAGCTTTGCAAATTGTCGACATAACAAATACTGAATTAGCTCAGTCTTCAACTCCAGCGTCTATAGAATGTCATACAAATGAACTATCTTGCATATGCCTGAATCAAGAGGGAACAAAAGTTGCAACTACATCTGATCAGGGTACCATAATTAGAATATGGGACACTACTACCACTCAACAGCTCTTAGAATTGAGAAGAGGATGTGAAGCAGCCCAAATCTACTCTTTATGTTTCGATCACGCTTCTGAATTTCTCTGCTGCTCGAGTGATAAAGGAACTGTACATATATTTGCCATAAATGACGTAAAACTGAATAAACAAATGCTATTTGGTACGTTTCTTGGCAAGTTTGGTGGTCCATTGAAATCTTTTGCAACATTTCAACTTCCACCAGAATGCCCCTGTGTTTGCGCATTTGGTTCCAACAATTCCGTTGTGGCTATTGGAATGGATGGAAGTTTCAATAAGTATACATTCACTATAGAAGGGCATTGTGCTCGTGTAGGTTATGATGTATTTATAGATCTAGTCGGTGACTTTTTAGGCTGA
- the LOC123318888 gene encoding dnaJ homolog subfamily A member 1 codes for MVKETKFYDILGVKPGCSQDDLKKAYRKLALKYHPDKNPNEGERFKQISQAYEVLSDPEKKRIYDQGGEQALKEGGGGGGFSSPMDLFDMFFGGGGGRGRRRERRGKDVVHQLSVTLEELYKGAVRKLALQKNVICDKCEGRGGKRGSVEQCPTCQGQGMQIQIQQLRPGMIQQIQTVCSECRGQGERINPKDRCKQCQGKKVVRDRKILEVNIDKGMVDGQKIVFNGEGDQEPELEPGDIIIVLDEREHPVFKRSGSDLILRLEILLVEALCGFQKVIKTLDDRDLVITSLPGEVIKHGDVKCIMNEGMPQYKNPFEAGRLIVQFWVNFPDSLPPEIIPTLEQALPPRPEIMIPDQAEEVTLLPFDPEQEARRRSQKNAYDDDDEMGGPGQRVQCATS; via the exons ATGGTAAAGGAGACAAAATTTTATGATATCCTCGGCGTGAAACCTGGCTGTAGTCAGGACGATTTAAAGAAGGCTTATCGCAAGCTTGCTTTGAAATATCATCCAGACAAGAACCCAAACGAGGGTGAACGTTTCAAACAAATATCGCAAGCCTACGAAGTACTATCAGATCCCGAGAAAAAACGTATATATGATCAAGGAGGTGAACAAGCTCTCAAAGAGGGAGGTGGTGGTGGAGGGTTCTCAAGCCCCATGGACTTGTTCGACATGTTCTTTGGAGGTGGTGGTGGCAGAGGCCGAAGGAGAGAGCGGAGAGGAAAGGATGTTGTACATCAGCTTAGTGTTACCCTTGAGGAACTTTACAAAGGTGCTGTTAGGAAATTAGCTTTACAGAAGAATGTTATTTGTGATAAATGTGAAGGCAGAGGAGGTAAAAGGGGATCTGTTGAACAGTGCCCAACTTGCCAAGGTCAGGGCATGCAGATCCAAATCCAGCAGCTTCGTCCAG GCATGATTCAACAGATCCAAACAGTCTGTTCTGAATGTCGTGGACAGGGCGAAAGAATTAACCCTAAGGACCGCTGTAAACAATGTCAAGGCAAGAAAGTGGTCAGAGATAGGAAAATTCTGGAAGTAAATATCGATAAAGGTATGGTGGATGGTCAGAAGATAGTTTTTAATGGGGAAGGAGATCAGGAACCCGAGTTAGAACCCGGagatattattattgttttggATGAgagggaacaccctgtattcaaGAGATCTGGCAGTGATCTGATTTTAAGGCTAGAAATTCTGCTTGTTGAAGCCTTGTGCGGGTTCCAAAAG GTTATCAAAACATTGGATGATCGTGACCTAGTGATAACGTCATTGCCTGGTGAGGTGATCAAGCATGGAGACGTCAAATGCATCATGAACGAGGGTATGCCCCAATATAAAAATCCATTTGAAGCCGGCCGTCTCATTGTGCAATTTTGGGTCAATTTCCCTGATTCCTTACCACCAGAAATCATTCCCACCCTCGAGCAGGCCCTTCCTCCTAGGCCTGAAATAATGATACCAGATCAAGCTGAAGAAGTGACACTCTTACCCTTCGATCCTGAGCAGGAAGCAAGGCGTAGGTCACAAAAGAATGCTTATGATGATGACGACGAAATGGGAGGCCCAGGTCAAAGGGTTCAATGTGCTACTAGCTAA